The DNA segment TATTTTTATCTGCCGTTCCGTTAGGCATAGAGCGTGAGAGATCTCGATTCTGCGTCGACGGGTTAGATACCGATTGAAATGAAACTCCTTCTCCAGCTCCAGTGTCTGAAAGCGCGTGTACGTCTGACGACCCCTGCGGCCAGTGTGACCCGAGGGCCCTGTCAAAAACGGGGGAAAGATAATACGCCTTATGTAAACATATGGTCAACCCTTATGGACTGTATTGATGATCATGCATTAACATGTCAGTTCAGAGCTGCATACATAGACTATACTCCACAATTGAACAAATTCGAAAAATGTTAACATATTaagaatacattttaaaaagtggcaTGATATGAAATACCCCAATGGTCTGTTCAGGATGCTCACACCATTGACCAGAATAGTTTCCATGGTGGATAATTATAAGCTGAAGATCCCAAGTAATTATTCCTGAACATTGGAGATGTTATTTTGCTAAACCACTAGTTCGGTTTACGACCATAACATGCTCAAAAACACAATCTGCTGTTCAAAGACGGACATGGTTTTCGCTTACCGTTACAAGAGTTCATTCGTTGCATCCAGGGGTAAACTGGAGTGCACAACTTGTCATCGCCGCCTGggtatctgtctgtgttttgttcCGAACAGTCGGTCTTGCACTGGTCCTGCGTTAACACAAGCGGGTGCTCATCCAGTCCCCCGAGCGGACACGAGCGCTCAGCGTCTCGGTAAAAACTACTTGTGTAGTCGGTTGCGCCGGTTGCAGTCCGACCGTAAACTCCCGTACCTTGCTGGTAATAGGAGGATGGGTAAACCTTGTCTTGAACATTGGAAGCTCCGTATGTGCCGCTGGGATAGTGTCTTAAAGGGTCGGTATATCCGGAGGAATATAGCGGTATCTGACCCAAAAAGGACTCCTGTCCTCCGGGGAGAGACACAGGGAAAGTTGAGTTTACAAAATAGGAACTCATTGGACAGCCAGGCCTATTGTCCGAGTGTTATGATTTGTTGTGTTTTATAGTCCAAGTGGTTTTGCCATTACTTTATCGGAGATTTGGTTTTAGCCGAAGGGGGGTGGCGAGGTGCCAATGTGGGACCGAGAGCAACTGTACCATCTGATCAGTAGCTAACCAATGGCGAGCGTTTGTGGTAACACAACAGCACCCAGGGGGAGTCTCTTTTTCCATGGCTTGAAATCCCCAGAGCATATCAGAGCGCACAAGACTTTTCCCTCCGTTTCACATTTTAAATGAGTACACAGCTTATCATTCACCtgcttttacagtttttttaagAGCGCACTTATCCGTTTCGTTGAGgccagaaatatttttatttataaggGCAGGCTAGAAAAAAAATGGCAAGAAGTGCACAGATTATATTTTACTTTATATCATTATTAACATTGTaaaaaaagtctaaaaaaaGTCTAGCCTATATTTTGAGAGATATTCGTTGCATTTCACTGATGCGGTTATGTATATTGAAAAATTAAGAGATCAAGAAAATGTCAACGTCTCattaaaatttcaaaatattatCTTTTTTTTGGAAGCACACGGTTTCCCCAGTTGCATAAATGCCCAACCTAGCCTACACACCGGAGCATCCAATCAGGCGCGTGCATGCGCGCGCACAGGTTTGACCTTTATACGCTATAGTCTCATGATTGCAGGGTATGAAAATACCAGACGTTGTGTCAAATGTTTGGTCTTCGCTTGGTTCCCAAAGGATAAAAGTGATGTTCAGCTCTCATCACGTACACCAATGAACTCCACTTTACAGGCGCAGACcacaatacataaataaaacacCCAATTCCAAGGGAAAACCCTTGTTAGTTTTACTTAATTGAATATACTTTGCAGAAGGCTACAATCACGCTGTTAAAACAGACAAACGTTTTAAGCAGTCTTGTTTCATCATCAAGAAAGTAGGCTAGTCTATTTTAGCATCATTAATAGACATGCTGCCGTCAGCCTTTAGTAGTCTACTCCAAAGTAGCCAACTCCTAATACGACTTAAATCCACATCTCAATCATATTCAGTCTCGTTTCATCAGCAATTCAAGGTGGTCTAGTAAACGTTAACAAGAAAGTAGCCAACAGTCTAATAGTAGCCCATCAGTAATTAATACTGGCGCTAACCTTAAGTAGCATACTCCTTACACTCCATCCACATCTAGTTATGGCCTTTTCAGTGTGTATGTTGTCAGAAAATGTGAGCTTTACTGCAGTTATCTGACTGAAGTCTCTCGCTTTCAGTACCAACAGCTGGAGTTTTCCTGGATTATCAGGTCTGATCTACTAATAAAAGGCCGCGCCAGTGGATCCAACATAAAGAATCTGCGGCTTGGCAGTCGATTTTATCATCAACCTGGAGCAGTTCAGTTTTCTTCAAACTTCGTTAATTTATACAGCGTTCCCCACAATATTCTCTCGTGTCGCCGATGATGACAAGACTGTGAGTATTCaagaaaaatgaaatacaaGAACATTGACGGTTTTGTAATATGCAATATAGTCAGCAACAGTTACCTATGTTTTAGATGCAATTCATACGTATTTCACTCTGTCCTTCGTCTAATTGTCGCATAGTCTTAACCTGAGCCTTCtgggtttttttgttttttaagatAAAGGAACAGTAATTTCGGATTTGTGCTGCAAAATAGTTACACAGGTATGTATGTGCACGGCTATTTATCCTGGGATATAAGATTTTTTCCACAACCAGAAAGATTTAGCTATTTTTAGAAGGCCGATTACGTAATAACTTCATTGAAATGGttcataatattaaaataacataaatattGTCTTGAGTGAGTCATGATTTTTGACGTAGATCCCCGTCTGCCTTATTTATCCTGGTCCTTTGTGGAGAATTAATCAAATGCATTTTTACCGAATATGATGAATAGTTGAAATTGTTTGCGTCCTTTCTACTGTCTTTCCGGTGCATCTTGTTTCTTACAGACGAATTTCGGCATAGTCAACATAAATACCAAGACAGGAGACTGAAATCTAGATCTTACAAACCCTGACCTATAAAGCTGACCTTTTTGAACGGAGGAATCATACTATCCACATTTTGGACCTGGATGATGTCCAAACTCTGCACCATTCCAAACACCATTTCACTCTGGAAACATTTCTGATCTGTCTGTGTTTTACGTTAATCATCATGGCACAAACACGAAATATATTTACTTAACATTAAATATACGCAGCAGTTTAAAGAAAGGACACATTATAGGGCTGCTTATTGGTATTGAGGAAGGGCACCAGCTACCCCCATCTGCAATGCAGCTATAGAGCAGACGCGTAGTACGGTCAATTGATTGAGATGAAAAGgcagaaacaaaaagaaaatcagAGAGGTCCCAAAGACCCAGGTTCCCAGGATATAGGCTGTATATCAAGCCCACTGCAGACACACCAACAATCCGGCCACTGCATTCCCCAGTTTACAACCCCTGCATTCACCGCAGTATCACAAGTTTTTGGCACCCCCTACCCTCTCAAGTCTCCCAGCTGGTACTAACGATCAACCGCAGTTTCAAAGCATagacccactctctctctctctctgtctccctcacacacacacacacacactcgcactcgcgttctctgtcacacacacacacacacacacacacacacacacggtaataCCCAGTGTAGTCGCTAGGTGGTCTCGCAGAGTAAGAAATGATAAGCTCGAGAAGAAAACAGTCATTTGGAGCAAGGGACAGTATTTCTATATCCacataaaataacaaaacaaagtaGTGTTAGCAATATGAGCATATTCGAATCAAGAATGAATATGATTGCACTAGGATTTCCAGTTCATCTTAATCCAATATAGACCTCATTGTCCTATATAGACATTTAAGTAGTCCACAATCATTGTGTTGCTTAATTTGTCATCATGAATGCCTATTAGCCATCGATTCCGGAGATGTATTTTACCAAATGGAGATTGTTTTAAGTTTGCATGGCACAGGGATTTATTCAACAGAGAGCAATAACGAAACGAAAGCATAGGCTAGTCATTTCTCATTCATATTTTGCAGGCATGGGTGTTCATGCAAAACAGTCTATATCCTTCTTTTGACGAATGTTTACGCACACCACCAACTCAAAATATATACATTATTAAATGCAGGCCCCAGACGGTTTTATGCAATGCCAGACATGAGCTACATTGCCTCTATATGAAGCTATACAGCACAATTGTCTAGAATAAACTATGAGTTTTGAAAGAGCAAAAAACAAGTCGATTAGCCTTTAAGCTATCCAAGTACATTTACATAAGATATACAATAAACACAAGTCCCTGTTATCAAGAGTGCCATGAACGCCATTTAGCTCCGCCAACAGGATGAAGCTACACAACCAGGTTACATGGTCAACACCACTCCCCATCTTTTCTGATGGCGCTGCCATCTTGTGAGTGATATCCCTGCACACTCAAGCAACACTAACAAATCGATAAATGTATGCTAGTTGAATCTAGGACAAAAAGCAGTCAAAGTAGCACTTTAGGTGTTTAGTATTCAACCAGACAGTTTTACGCACGGCTAGCTTTTCAAAGATGAACAAGGCAA comes from the Alosa alosa isolate M-15738 ecotype Scorff River chromosome 22, AALO_Geno_1.1, whole genome shotgun sequence genome and includes:
- the hoxb6b gene encoding homeobox protein Hox-B6b, which gives rise to MSSYFVNSTFPVSLPGGQESFLGQIPLYSSGYTDPLRHYPSGTYGASNVQDKVYPSSYYQQGTGVYGRTATGATDYTSSFYRDAERSCPLGGLDEHPLVLTQDQCKTDCSEQNTDRYPGGDDKLCTPVYPWMQRMNSCNGPSGHTGRRGRQTYTRFQTLELEKEFHFNRYLTRRRRIEISHALCLTERQIKIWFQNRRMKWKKENKVINSTKPIEEEDGDTKKE